In the genome of Persephonella sp. KM09-Lau-8, one region contains:
- the minE gene encoding cell division topological specificity factor MinE has translation MSLFDLFKRKKSSEVAKNRLMMILSYERRGLPPNFAEILQQDLVQVFGKYPQFDSHRIEVEIKNDGSVDQLWISIPFAKEESE, from the coding sequence ATGTCGTTATTTGACCTATTTAAAAGAAAAAAATCTTCTGAGGTGGCTAAAAACAGATTGATGATGATTCTTTCTTATGAAAGAAGGGGTCTTCCACCAAATTTTGCTGAAATACTCCAGCAGGATTTGGTTCAGGTATTTGGCAAATATCCCCAATTTGATTCACACAGAATAGAAGTTGAGATAAAAAATGATGGTTCTGTAGACCAGCTGTGGATTAGCATACCATTTGCTAAGGAAGAAAGCGAGTAG
- the hisG gene encoding ATP phosphoribosyltransferase: MEKLTVALPKGRLFDQTIQIFKESDILKEEVQQNSRKLILETADFRFLLVRAKDVPTYVEYGVADLGVAGDDLLMEMKPDVYRPVDLGIGACTIMVAGLPQDREKYFSNPTSLKISTKYPNIAREFFGKKGIEVQIIELYGSIELAPLVGLSEFIVDIVETGRTLRENGLVVIEEIAPSSAKLIVNRATYKTKNQKVMDIIEKLENTLVKG; the protein is encoded by the coding sequence ATGGAAAAGCTGACAGTTGCTTTACCTAAGGGAAGACTGTTTGACCAGACTATACAAATTTTTAAAGAGAGTGATATTTTAAAGGAAGAAGTTCAGCAGAACTCAAGGAAACTTATTCTGGAAACTGCAGATTTCAGGTTTTTACTTGTCCGAGCAAAGGATGTTCCAACCTACGTGGAATATGGCGTTGCTGACCTTGGGGTAGCCGGTGATGATTTATTAATGGAAATGAAACCAGATGTTTACAGACCTGTTGATTTGGGAATTGGTGCCTGCACAATAATGGTTGCAGGGCTTCCACAGGACAGAGAAAAATATTTTTCTAATCCAACATCCCTAAAAATCTCAACAAAATACCCTAATATAGCAAGGGAATTTTTTGGTAAAAAAGGTATAGAGGTTCAAATAATAGAACTTTACGGTTCAATAGAACTTGCACCGCTTGTAGGCCTATCTGAGTTTATTGTTGATATTGTTGAAACAGGAAGAACTTTAAGGGAAAATGGTCTGGTGGTTATAGAAGAGATAGCTCCATCTTCAGCAAAATTAATTGTTAACAGAGCAACCTATAAAACCAAAAATCAAAAAGTTATGGATATTATAGAAAAACTTGAAAATACACTTGTTAAGGGGTAA
- the minC gene encoding septum site-determining protein MinC — protein MGLEIKGVTVPALLIKLDKNKSLEENLKELEEKLSSAFFKGSVSILDISDTDYSDEEIQKIEELLKKYNTKVLGYKNEKKEKPKRQIPEITEKKSLKIINKTLRSGQRIEYDGDVLVIGDVNPDAYIIASGNIIVMGALRGVVHAGANGDETATVMALKLMPQQLRIASFYTRAPDNIEQQEMPEYPEKAYIDGNSIVIESIK, from the coding sequence TTGGGATTAGAAATTAAAGGTGTCACTGTTCCAGCTTTACTTATTAAATTAGACAAAAATAAATCCCTTGAAGAAAATTTAAAAGAATTAGAGGAGAAATTATCTTCTGCATTTTTTAAAGGTTCTGTTTCAATACTTGATATATCAGATACAGATTATTCTGATGAAGAAATACAAAAAATTGAAGAATTACTAAAAAAATACAATACTAAAGTTTTAGGCTACAAAAACGAAAAAAAGGAAAAACCAAAGAGACAGATACCTGAAATCACAGAGAAAAAATCACTGAAGATTATTAACAAAACCCTGAGAAGTGGTCAGAGAATAGAGTATGACGGAGATGTCCTTGTTATAGGAGATGTCAATCCTGACGCATATATAATTGCTTCAGGAAACATCATAGTAATGGGTGCCCTGAGGGGTGTTGTTCATGCAGGAGCCAACGGGGATGAAACGGCAACTGTTATGGCACTTAAGTTAATGCCACAGCAGTTAAGAATAGCAAGTTTCTATACCAGAGCTCCTGATAATATTGAGCAACAAGAAATGCCCGAGTATCCAGAAAAGGCATACATTGATGGAAATAGCATTGTTATAGAAAGTATCAAATAA
- the minD gene encoding septum site-determining protein MinD: MTARVLVVTSGKGGVGKTTVTANIATALAKMGKKVLTIDADIGLRNLDMILGLENRIVYDIVDVVEGRVPAKKALVKDKRGNPLYLLPAAQTKDKDAVKPEQLQEVVDELREEFDYIFIDSPAGIEGGFKTAATPADEALVVTNPEVSSVRDADRIIGLLEKMEKENIKLIINRIRPHQVKKGEMLSVEDIEEILQIPKIGIVPDEEKMVDFTNKGEPIVLHEEYAAGKALMNIARRLEGENIPFNELEVKKGFFARLFGR, translated from the coding sequence ATGACAGCAAGAGTTTTGGTTGTAACATCAGGAAAAGGTGGGGTAGGAAAAACTACAGTAACAGCCAATATAGCCACAGCACTGGCTAAAATGGGAAAAAAGGTGCTTACAATAGATGCAGATATAGGACTTAGAAATCTGGATATGATACTGGGGCTGGAAAACAGAATTGTTTATGACATTGTGGATGTTGTTGAGGGAAGAGTCCCAGCAAAAAAAGCACTGGTTAAGGACAAGAGAGGAAATCCACTTTATCTACTACCAGCTGCACAGACAAAAGATAAAGATGCCGTTAAGCCTGAGCAGTTACAAGAGGTTGTTGATGAGCTCAGGGAGGAATTTGATTATATATTTATAGATTCTCCAGCTGGTATAGAAGGGGGATTTAAAACAGCTGCAACTCCTGCCGATGAGGCACTTGTAGTCACAAATCCAGAAGTATCCTCTGTTAGAGACGCAGACAGAATAATTGGCTTGTTAGAGAAAATGGAAAAGGAAAACATAAAACTAATCATTAATAGAATAAGACCCCATCAGGTTAAGAAAGGAGAGATGTTATCTGTTGAAGATATAGAAGAGATACTCCAGATTCCCAAAATAGGAATAGTCCCAGATGAAGAAAAGATGGTGGACTTTACAAACAAAGGAGAACCAATTGTTCTCCATGAGGAATATGCAGCAGGAAAAGCATTAATGAATATCGCAAGAAGACTTGAAGGGGAAAATATCCCATTTAATGAGTTAGAAGTTAAAAAAGGATTTTTTGCAAGGTTATTTGGGAGGTAA